The Peptococcaceae bacterium genome includes a region encoding these proteins:
- the istA gene encoding IS21 family transposase, with the protein MDIYEKIRYLYAVEHLSQRAIAERLGISRNTVKKYCHGNHLPGEASPRNREAPVTGPVRDLVSRWLADDELAPPKQRHTAKRIHDRLEELGYRAGESTIRELVREIRAQRAKPYVPLAFDPGEAVQVDWGEAKVFMDGVKTTVQLFCMRLCHSAAPFVMAFPNQREECFLEGHRQGFEFFGGVPQRAIYDNTKNAVKSGWGRYVTEEQPRFRTFRAHYAFRADFCNPGAANEKGLVENLVGYIRRNVLVPVPRVRDWSELQAALLHRCRKYQDHRIAGRSGNVGEYLAIEQASLTPLPGRPFKTALVTEAKVYPDGMVVFDRNRYSVPINLVGHTLTVKGYPLQVEIYRHNTLVAMHQRVYGKGEYRWNPAHYIPLLEQRPRAIQNARPLKETLPSGFWSFRQQIRGTDPDREFLEIVKLAVTYGQEAVGAAVEKAAAQHQYSYQAVRLHLLESRAGEAPVIPPLRNIPGDMPTVEEVRWQDYDRLLLGGVAL; encoded by the coding sequence ATGGACATTTACGAAAAAATCCGTTACCTGTATGCGGTTGAACACCTCTCCCAGAGGGCCATTGCCGAAAGGCTGGGGATCTCCCGTAACACAGTAAAGAAGTACTGCCACGGGAACCACTTACCGGGGGAAGCCTCACCCCGGAACCGGGAAGCTCCGGTCACTGGACCTGTAAGGGATCTGGTATCCCGGTGGCTCGCGGATGATGAACTGGCTCCCCCCAAGCAACGCCATACTGCTAAGCGCATTCATGACCGGCTGGAAGAACTCGGCTACCGGGCAGGAGAATCCACCATTCGCGAACTGGTCCGGGAGATACGGGCGCAACGGGCAAAACCTTATGTACCTCTTGCCTTTGACCCCGGAGAGGCGGTGCAGGTGGACTGGGGCGAAGCCAAGGTATTCATGGACGGGGTCAAGACCACGGTACAGCTATTTTGCATGCGGCTATGCCATAGTGCCGCCCCCTTTGTGATGGCCTTTCCCAACCAGCGGGAGGAATGCTTCCTAGAGGGCCATCGCCAGGGTTTTGAATTCTTTGGCGGAGTGCCCCAACGGGCGATCTATGACAACACCAAGAATGCTGTCAAGTCGGGTTGGGGTAGATATGTAACCGAGGAACAGCCCCGTTTCAGGACTTTCAGAGCTCACTACGCCTTCCGGGCAGACTTCTGCAACCCCGGCGCCGCCAATGAGAAGGGGCTGGTAGAAAACCTGGTGGGGTACATCCGCCGCAACGTACTGGTCCCGGTGCCCCGGGTGAGAGACTGGTCAGAGCTCCAGGCAGCACTGCTCCATCGTTGCCGGAAGTATCAGGACCACCGCATTGCCGGGCGTTCAGGGAACGTGGGAGAGTACCTGGCAATAGAACAGGCCTCCCTGACCCCGCTGCCCGGGCGACCCTTTAAGACGGCCCTGGTAACAGAAGCCAAGGTGTATCCTGACGGCATGGTGGTTTTTGATCGCAACCGCTATTCCGTGCCAATCAACCTGGTAGGGCATACCTTAACGGTGAAAGGTTATCCTTTACAGGTAGAAATCTACCGGCATAACACCCTGGTGGCCATGCACCAGCGGGTTTATGGCAAGGGGGAATACCGGTGGAACCCAGCACACTACATTCCCCTTTTAGAACAGCGCCCCAGAGCCATTCAGAACGCCCGGCCCTTAAAAGAGACCTTGCCTTCGGGGTTCTGGTCCTTTCGCCAGCAGATCCGTGGCACGGACCCCGACCGGGAGTTTTTAGAGATCGTAAAGCTGGCCGTTACCTACGGCCAAGAGGCAGTAGGCGCAGCGGTGGAGAAGGCCGCTGCCCAGCACCAGTACAGTTACCAGGCGGTACGCCTGCATCTTTTGGAGTCCCGGGCCGGGGAAGCGCCTGTAATACCTCCCCTCCGGAACATTCCTGGCGACATGCCGACAGTAGAAGAAGTGCGCTGGCAGGACTATGACCGCCTTCTCTTAGGAGGTGTAGCCCTGTGA